A DNA window from Staphylococcus warneri contains the following coding sequences:
- a CDS encoding DNA topoisomerase III codes for MQSLILAEKPSVARDIASALNINQKRNGYFENNQYIVTWALGHLVTNATPEQYDKAFQEWKLEDLPIIPKQMKTVVIGKTSKQFKTVKSLMQKDNVNEIIIATDAGREEELVARLILDKVGNKKPIKRLWISSVTKKAIKDGFNHLKDGRQYQHLYEAALARSEADWVVGINATRALTTKYDAQLSLGRVQTPTIQLVQSRQNEINEFKPQTYYTLTIKVDGFEFNFDSGQRRVTDQQELKSIVDDIKNKKGQIENVVSKHKKTYPRSLYNLTDLQQDAYHRYKMGPKETLNTLQNLYERHKLVTYPRTDSNYLTTDMVSTIKERLQALLATEYKENIRALMSQSYSTKMNIFNNQKVSDHHAIIPTEIRPDLSQLSNREMKIYMLIVERFLESLMPPYEYQHIKVHLVVGQFKFVLNENVTTQLGFKALKQQETEIVTQNPFKNNQTVNIQHTDIKSHQTTPPDYFNEGTLLKAMESPQNYIHLDDKKHVHTLKEAGGIGTVATRADIIEKLFNMNAIESRDGKIKVTSKGKQILELAPSKLTSPLLMAEWEEKLLLIEKGKYNKQQFIKKMKEFTTEIVNIIKNSEQKYKHDNLTTTECPTCGKFMIKVKTKNGQMLVCQDPTCKTKKNIQRKTNARCPNCKKKMTLFGRGKDATYRCVCGHSETQAQMDKRMKEKSSGKVSKKEMKKYMNQQEELDNNPFKDALKNLKL; via the coding sequence ATGCAATCATTAATTTTAGCAGAAAAACCTTCAGTTGCACGAGATATTGCAAGTGCACTTAATATAAATCAGAAAAGGAATGGTTATTTTGAAAATAATCAATATATTGTAACTTGGGCACTAGGTCATCTAGTTACGAATGCAACACCTGAACAATATGACAAGGCTTTTCAGGAATGGAAACTTGAAGATTTACCAATCATTCCGAAACAAATGAAAACAGTAGTGATTGGCAAAACAAGTAAACAATTTAAAACAGTAAAGTCATTAATGCAAAAAGACAATGTTAATGAAATAATCATTGCCACAGATGCTGGTAGAGAAGAGGAGCTCGTTGCAAGACTTATTTTAGATAAAGTTGGAAACAAAAAACCTATTAAGCGATTATGGATAAGTTCAGTAACTAAGAAAGCTATTAAAGATGGTTTTAATCATCTAAAAGATGGCCGTCAATATCAACACTTATACGAAGCAGCACTAGCAAGAAGTGAGGCAGATTGGGTAGTTGGTATCAATGCAACAAGAGCTTTGACAACAAAATATGATGCACAATTATCTTTAGGTCGAGTTCAAACGCCTACCATTCAATTGGTTCAATCTCGTCAAAATGAAATTAATGAATTTAAACCGCAAACATACTATACATTAACAATTAAAGTAGACGGGTTTGAGTTTAATTTTGATTCTGGGCAACGTCGAGTCACTGACCAACAAGAACTTAAATCAATAGTAGATGATATAAAAAATAAAAAGGGTCAAATAGAAAATGTAGTATCAAAACATAAAAAGACTTACCCTAGATCTTTATATAACTTAACGGATTTACAACAAGATGCTTATCATCGCTATAAGATGGGACCAAAAGAAACGTTAAATACTTTACAGAATTTATATGAAAGACATAAATTAGTTACATATCCGCGTACTGATTCTAATTATTTAACAACCGATATGGTGTCAACTATAAAAGAAAGATTACAAGCATTATTGGCGACAGAATATAAAGAAAATATAAGAGCATTAATGTCTCAATCTTATTCTACTAAAATGAATATATTTAATAACCAAAAAGTTTCTGATCACCATGCAATCATTCCAACCGAAATAAGACCTGACTTATCTCAATTAAGTAATAGAGAAATGAAAATCTATATGTTAATAGTAGAAAGATTTCTTGAAAGTTTAATGCCACCATATGAATATCAACATATTAAAGTGCATTTAGTAGTAGGTCAGTTCAAATTTGTATTAAACGAAAATGTCACAACTCAATTAGGGTTTAAAGCATTGAAACAACAAGAAACAGAAATTGTTACTCAGAATCCTTTTAAAAATAACCAAACAGTTAATATACAACATACCGATATAAAGTCACATCAAACAACACCGCCAGATTATTTTAATGAAGGAACATTATTAAAAGCTATGGAAAGTCCTCAGAATTATATACATTTGGATGATAAAAAACACGTACATACACTTAAAGAAGCGGGGGGTATTGGGACTGTTGCCACACGAGCTGATATTATTGAAAAGCTCTTCAATATGAATGCAATTGAATCAAGAGATGGCAAAATTAAAGTAACATCAAAAGGTAAACAAATTTTAGAGCTTGCACCATCAAAATTAACATCACCATTATTAATGGCTGAATGGGAAGAAAAATTACTATTAATTGAAAAAGGAAAATATAATAAGCAGCAATTTATAAAAAAGATGAAGGAATTTACGACTGAAATTGTAAACATTATTAAGAATAGTGAACAGAAATACAAACACGATAATTTAACCACTACCGAATGTCCTACATGTGGTAAATTTATGATTAAAGTCAAAACCAAAAATGGTCAAATGTTAGTTTGCCAAGATCCAACATGTAAAACAAAAAAAAATATTCAAAGAAAAACAAACGCGCGTTGTCCAAACTGTAAAAAGAAAATGACTTTATTTGGTAGAGGAAAAGATGCAACATATAGATGTGTATGTGGTCATTCAGAAACCCAAGCGCAGATGGATAAACGTATGAAAGAAAAATCGAGTGGTAAAGTATCCAAAAAAGAAATGAAAAAATATATGAATCAACAAGAAGAACTTGATAATAATCCGTTTAAAGATGCTTTAAAAAATCTAAAATTATAA
- a CDS encoding NCS2 family permease: MKKYFKFDEYGTNFKREILGGITTFLSMAYILAVNPQVLSLAGVKGVSADMKMDQGAIFVATALAAFVGSLFMGLIAKYPIALAPGMGLNAFFAFTVVLTMGIPWKVGLTGVLFSGIFFAILTVTGLREIIINAIPYQMKMAVSAGIGLFITFVGLQSSGIIVKNDSTLVTLGHLTKAPVLLAIFGIVITVVLYAKKVPGSIFIGMIITAIVGMITGQIHTPTGVVGQIPSIKPTFGAAFEAFKDPGQLFTIQFLIVILTFLFIDFFDTAGTLVAVATQAGIMKDNKLPRAGRALFSDSLATIVGAIFGTTTTTSYIESTSGVAVGARTGFASIVTGFCFLLALFFSPLIAVVTSAVTTPALVVVGVLMAANFAEINWKRFEVAVPAFITIIMMPLSYSIATGIACGFIFYPITMLISKRHKEVHPIMYVLMVLFILYFVFVHG, encoded by the coding sequence GTGAAAAAATACTTCAAGTTCGATGAATATGGTACAAACTTTAAAAGAGAAATCTTGGGTGGTATCACTACTTTCTTATCAATGGCGTATATTTTAGCAGTAAATCCACAAGTTTTAAGTTTAGCAGGAGTTAAGGGTGTATCTGCAGATATGAAGATGGATCAAGGAGCCATTTTTGTAGCAACTGCCTTAGCAGCATTTGTAGGTTCATTATTTATGGGCCTTATTGCTAAGTATCCAATTGCGTTAGCACCAGGAATGGGATTAAATGCATTCTTCGCATTTACAGTTGTTTTAACAATGGGCATTCCTTGGAAAGTCGGTTTAACAGGCGTTTTATTCTCGGGTATCTTCTTCGCGATTTTGACCGTCACTGGTCTTCGAGAGATTATCATTAACGCGATTCCGTATCAAATGAAAATGGCCGTCTCAGCTGGGATAGGATTGTTTATCACCTTTGTCGGTTTACAAAGTTCAGGTATCATTGTTAAAAATGATTCAACATTAGTCACACTTGGTCATTTAACAAAAGCGCCAGTGTTATTAGCAATATTTGGTATTGTAATTACAGTAGTATTATATGCAAAAAAAGTACCAGGTTCTATATTTATTGGTATGATTATCACTGCCATAGTTGGTATGATTACAGGTCAAATTCATACACCTACTGGCGTTGTTGGTCAAATTCCTAGTATCAAACCAACATTTGGTGCTGCATTTGAAGCATTTAAAGATCCAGGACAATTATTTACGATACAATTCTTAATTGTCATTTTAACTTTCTTATTTATAGATTTCTTTGATACAGCAGGTACTTTAGTTGCAGTAGCAACTCAAGCCGGTATCATGAAAGATAATAAATTACCGAGAGCAGGTAGAGCTTTATTCTCAGACTCACTAGCAACAATTGTAGGTGCTATTTTCGGTACTACAACAACTACATCTTACATTGAATCAACTTCAGGTGTAGCAGTAGGTGCTAGAACAGGTTTTGCCAGTATTGTAACTGGATTCTGTTTCTTATTAGCATTATTCTTTAGTCCATTAATCGCTGTAGTTACAAGTGCGGTTACAACGCCAGCACTTGTCGTAGTAGGTGTGTTAATGGCAGCGAATTTTGCTGAAATCAATTGGAAACGATTCGAAGTTGCAGTTCCAGCATTTATTACAATTATCATGATGCCTTTATCATATTCAATAGCTACTGGTATTGCATGTGGATTTATATTCTATCCAATTACTATGTTAATTAGTAAAAGACATAAAGAAGTACATCCGATTATGTATGTATTAATGGTATTATTCATTTTATACTTCGTATTCGTACATGGCTAA
- the rpsJ gene encoding 30S ribosomal protein S10, which translates to MAKQKIRIRLKAYDHRVIDQSAEKIVETAKRSGADVSGPIPLPTEKSVYTIIRAVHKYKDSREQFEQRTHKRLIDIVNPTPKTVDALMGLNLPSGVDIEIKL; encoded by the coding sequence ATGGCAAAACAAAAAATCAGAATCAGATTAAAAGCTTATGATCACCGCGTGATTGATCAATCAGCAGAGAAAATTGTTGAAACTGCTAAACGTTCTGGTGCAGATGTTTCTGGACCAATTCCGTTACCAACTGAAAAGTCAGTTTATACAATCATCCGTGCCGTGCATAAGTACAAAGATTCACGTGAACAATTCGAACAACGTACTCATAAACGTTTAATCGATATTGTTAACCCAACACCAAAAACAGTTGATGCTCTTATGGGCTTAAACTTACCATCTGGTGTAGACATCGAAATCAAATTATAA
- the rplC gene encoding 50S ribosomal protein L3 — protein MTKGILGRKIGMTQVFGENGELIPVTVVEAGQNVVLQKKTEEVDGYNAIQVGFEDKKAYKKGSKTNKYANKPAEGHAKKADTAPKRFIREFRNVNVDEYEVGQEVSVDTFETGDIIDVTGVSKGKGFQGAIKRHGQARGPMAHGSHFHRAPGSVGMASDASRVFKGQKMPGRMGGNTVTVQNLEVVQVDTENSVILVKGNVPGPKKGLVEISTSIKSIKKGNK, from the coding sequence ATGACCAAAGGAATCTTAGGAAGAAAAATCGGGATGACACAAGTGTTTGGAGAAAACGGTGAATTAATCCCAGTTACAGTAGTAGAAGCAGGACAAAACGTTGTATTACAAAAGAAAACTGAAGAAGTTGATGGTTACAACGCAATCCAAGTAGGATTTGAAGATAAAAAAGCATACAAAAAAGGTTCTAAAACTAATAAATATGCTAATAAACCAGCTGAAGGTCATGCTAAAAAAGCTGACACAGCACCTAAGCGCTTCATTCGTGAATTCAGAAACGTTAACGTTGATGAATACGAAGTAGGTCAAGAAGTCTCAGTTGATACATTCGAAACTGGTGACATCATTGATGTTACAGGCGTTTCAAAAGGTAAAGGTTTCCAAGGTGCTATTAAACGTCACGGACAAGCTCGTGGACCAATGGCACACGGTTCTCATTTCCACAGAGCACCAGGTTCTGTAGGTATGGCTTCAGATGCTTCAAGAGTATTTAAAGGTCAAAAAATGCCAGGCCGTATGGGTGGAAACACAGTTACTGTACAAAACCTAGAAGTAGTACAAGTTGACACTGAAAACAGTGTAATCTTAGTAAAAGGTAATGTACCTGGACCTAAAAAAGGTTTAGTAGAAATTTCAACTTCAATTAAATCAATTAAAAAAGGTAATAAATAA
- the rplD gene encoding 50S ribosomal protein L4, producing the protein MANYDVLKVDGSKSGSVELSDAVFAIEPNNSVLFEAINLQRASLRQGTHSVKNRSAVRGGGRKPWRQKGTGRARQGTIRAPQWRGGGVVFGPTPRSYGYKMPKKMRRLALRSALSFKVKENGFTVVDAFGFDAPKTKEFKNVLTTLEQPKKVLVVVENEDVNVELSARNIPGVQVTTAQGLNVLDITSADSVVITEAAAKKVEEVLG; encoded by the coding sequence ATGGCTAATTATGATGTTTTAAAAGTAGACGGATCAAAAAGTGGTTCAGTTGAATTAAGCGATGCAGTATTTGCAATCGAACCTAATAATAGCGTTCTATTTGAAGCTATTAATTTACAACGTGCTTCATTACGTCAAGGTACACATTCTGTTAAAAACCGTTCAGCAGTACGTGGCGGTGGACGTAAACCATGGAGACAAAAAGGAACAGGTCGTGCTCGTCAAGGTACAATCCGTGCACCACAATGGCGTGGCGGTGGCGTTGTATTCGGACCAACTCCAAGAAGTTATGGTTACAAAATGCCTAAGAAAATGCGTCGTTTAGCATTACGTTCTGCATTATCATTCAAAGTTAAAGAAAATGGATTCACAGTTGTAGATGCATTCGGTTTCGATGCACCAAAAACAAAAGAATTCAAAAATGTTTTAACTACATTAGAACAACCTAAAAAAGTCTTAGTAGTTGTTGAAAACGAAGATGTAAATGTTGAATTATCAGCACGTAACATCCCAGGTGTTCAAGTAACAACTGCTCAAGGTTTAAATGTATTAGATATCACAAGCGCTGACAGTGTTGTAATCACTGAAGCTGCTGCTAAAAAAGTTGAGGAGGTGCTCGGATAA
- the rplW gene encoding 50S ribosomal protein L23: protein MEARDILKRPVITEKSSEAMAEDKYTFDVDTRANKTQVKIAVEEIFDVKVDNVNIINYKPKKKRMGRYQGYTNKRRKAIVKLKEGSIDLFN, encoded by the coding sequence ATGGAAGCTAGAGATATTCTTAAGCGCCCCGTAATCACTGAGAAATCTTCAGAAGCAATGGCAGAAGATAAATATACATTCGATGTTGATACTCGTGCTAACAAAACACAAGTTAAAATTGCTGTTGAAGAAATCTTCGACGTAAAAGTTGATAATGTAAACATCATCAACTACAAACCTAAGAAAAAGCGTATGGGCCGTTACCAAGGCTACACAAATAAAAGAAGAAAAGCGATTGTAAAACTTAAAGAAGGTTCAATCGACTTATTCAACTAA